A single window of Rana temporaria chromosome 1, aRanTem1.1, whole genome shotgun sequence DNA harbors:
- the LOC120924732 gene encoding vomeronasal type-2 receptor 26-like, with translation MKCPDEEWPNEKKDRCVPRVVEFLSYTDDPIVGVFSAVSILCCLLTGLILVIFIHYQDTPIVKANNRDLSFLLLVSIILSFLCVFLFLGHPVDVTCMLRVTSFGVIFSVAVSSLLAKSIMVCIAFKATKPGSPWRKWMGAKLSNSIICVFSLVQVLICVTWLSISPPFQDWDIHSYQGKIIIQCNEGSVIGFYSVLGYMGLLVAVSFIIAFLARTLPDSFNEAKYITFSMLVFCSVWIAMIPAYLSTRGKYMVAVEVFAIMASSSGLLGCIFFPKCYIILFRPDLNTKAAIH, from the coding sequence ATGAAATGTCCTGATGAAGAATGGCCAAATGAGAAGAAGGATCGGTGTGTTCCAAGAGTGGTGGAATTTCTCTCCTACACTGATGATCCCATTGTTGGAGTATTTTCAGCTGTCTCCATCCTCTGTTGTCTTCTGACTGGtttaatattggtgatatttataCATTACCAGGACACCCCCATTGTTAAAGCTAATAACCGGGACCTGAGCTTTCTTCTCCTGGTCTCCATCATCCTAAGCTTCCTCTGTGTCTTCTTGTTCCTCGGCCATCCAGTAGATGTGACCTGCATGCTGCGTGTCACCTCTTTTGGTGTCATCTTTTCAGTTGCCGTCTCTTCTCTACTTGCCAAAAGTATCATGGTGTGCATTGCTTTTAAAGCCACCAAACCCGGGAGTCCCTGGAGGAAATGGATGGGAGCCAAACTGTCCAATTCTATCATTTGTGTCTTCTCATTGGTTCAAGTCCTAATCTGTGTCACTTGGTTGTCTATTTCTCCTCCCTTCCAGGATTGGGACATTCACTCTTATCAGGGGAAGAtcatcattcagtgtaatgaGGGATCGGTTATCGGCTTCTACTCTGTCCTGGGATATATGGGGCTTCTGGTAGCTGTGAGCTTCATTATTGCTTTTTTAGCcaggacattaccggacagttttaatgaggccaagtacatcaccttcagcatgctggtgttctgcagtgtctggattgccatgatcccggcctatctgagcaccagagggaaatacatggtggctgtggaggTTTTTGCTATAATGGCTTCAAGTTCTGGACTTCTTGGCTGtatatttttcccaaaatgttaCATAATTCTGTTCAGACCTGACCTGAATACAAAAGCAGCTATCCACTAA